The Pangasianodon hypophthalmus isolate fPanHyp1 chromosome 2, fPanHyp1.pri, whole genome shotgun sequence genome window below encodes:
- the abi2b gene encoding abl interactor 2b isoform X10, producing MAELQMLLEEEIPAGRGALLDSYANLERVAEYCESNYIQSPDKQRALEETKSYTTQSLASVAYLINTLANNVLQMLDIQASQLRRMESSINHISQTVDIHKEKVARREIGILTTNKNTSRTHKIIAPANPERPVRYIRKPIDYSLLDDVGHGVKWLLRFKVNAQNMKAGTTPRTGAPTQKPPSPPGPGKGTIGSGSSGGSHPSSRSSSRENSGSGSVGVPIAVPTPAPPTAFPGNGPQFYSMNRPMARQTTPSVGGSLPYRRPSSVTNQPSNVPQNTHANMSQTQLNGGPHYNQNQVSDAPPPPPPAEEPAFVDSAPPPPPPEDYEDEEGDEDEESAVVEYSDPYAEEDPPWAPRSYLEKVVAIYDYTRDKEDELSFQEGAIIYVIKKNDDGWFEGVMSGTTGLFPGNYVESIMHYAD from the exons ATGGCGGAGTTACAAATGCTTCTGGAAGAAGAGATTCCTGCGGGCAGAGGAGCTTTACTGGACAGCTATGCGAATTTAGAGCGAGTCGCCGAATATTGCGAGAGCAATTACATCCAG TCTCCCGATAAGCAAAGAGCGTTAGAGGAGACTAAAAGCTACACTACTCAGTCCCTGGCCAGCGTCGCCTACCTGATCAACACACTCGCCAACAATGTGCTGCAGATGCTCGACATCCAGGCGTCTCAGCTACGCCGCATGGAGTCCTCCATCAACCACAtctcacag ACAGTGGACATCCACAAAGAGAAGGTGGCCAGGCGTGAGATTGGCATCCTCACTACCAATAAGAATACCTCACGCACACACAAGATCATCGCTCCAGCCAATCCCGAGAGGCCTGTGCGCTACATCCGCAAGCCAATCGACTACAGCCTGCTGGACGACGTAGGACACGGCGTGAAG TGGTTGTTAAGGTTCAAG GTTAATGCCCAGAACATGAAGGCGGGCACGACCCCACGCACAGGTGCCCCTACCCAGAAACCACCCAGTCCTCCAGGCCCGGGGAAGGGCACCAtcgg CAGTGGCAGTAGCGGAGGAAGTCACCCAAGCAgtcgcagcagcagcagagagaACAGCGGCAGTGGCAGCGTGGGCGTGCCTATTGCCGTGCCGACGCCGGCCCCTCCCACTGCTTTCCCAG GAAATGGGCCTCAGTTCTACAGCATGAACCGACCAATGGCACGGCAAACCACACCCTCAGTAGGCGGGTCTCTGCCGTATCGCCGGCCGTCTTCAGTCACCAATCAGCCGAGCAACGTACCTCAGAATACTCACGCAAACATGAGCCAGACCCAGCTTAACGGAGGACCACACTACAACCAGAACCAAG TCTCAGACGCACCTCCTCCTCCGCCCCCTGCGGAAGAGCCTGCGTTTGTGGACTCGGCTCCGCCCCCGCCTCCACCAGAAGACTACGAGGATGAGGAGGGAGATGAGGACGAAGAGTCGGCAGTGGTGGAGTACAGCGACCCGTATGCCGAGGAGGATCCGCCATGGGCTCCTCGCAGCTACCTGGAGAAAG TGGTGGCGATCTATGACTACACGCGCGATAAAGAGGACGAGCTGTCCTTCCAGGAAGGCGCGATCATCTACGTCATCAAGAAGAACGACGACGGCTGGTTCGAGGGCGTCATGAGCGGCACCACGGGGCTCTTCCCCGGAAACTACGTCGAGTCCATCATGCACTACGCTGACTGA
- the abi2b gene encoding abl interactor 2b isoform X1 — MAELQMLLEEEIPAGRGALLDSYANLERVAEYCESNYIQSPDKQRALEETKSYTTQSLASVAYLINTLANNVLQMLDIQASQLRRMESSINHISQTVDIHKEKVARREIGILTTNKNTSRTHKIIAPANPERPVRYIRKPIDYSLLDDVGHGVKWLLRFKVNAQNMKAGTTPRTGAPTQKPPSPPGPGKGTIGRHSPYRTLEPVRPPVIPNDYVPSPTRNTAPPLQSPARTASVNQRTRTYSSGSSGGSHPSSRSSSRENSGSGSVGVPIAVPTPAPPTAFPGNGPQFYSMNRPMARQTTPSVGGSLPYRRPSSVTNQPSNVPQNTHANMSQTQLNGGPHYNQNQAPMAPPPPSILQITPQLPLMGFVARVQETISDAPPPPPPAEEPAFVDSAPPPPPPEDYEDEEGDEDEESAVVEYSDPYAEEDPPWAPRSYLEKVVAIYDYTRDKEDELSFQEGAIIYVIKKNDDGWFEGVMSGTTGLFPGNYVESIMHYAD, encoded by the exons ATGGCGGAGTTACAAATGCTTCTGGAAGAAGAGATTCCTGCGGGCAGAGGAGCTTTACTGGACAGCTATGCGAATTTAGAGCGAGTCGCCGAATATTGCGAGAGCAATTACATCCAG TCTCCCGATAAGCAAAGAGCGTTAGAGGAGACTAAAAGCTACACTACTCAGTCCCTGGCCAGCGTCGCCTACCTGATCAACACACTCGCCAACAATGTGCTGCAGATGCTCGACATCCAGGCGTCTCAGCTACGCCGCATGGAGTCCTCCATCAACCACAtctcacag ACAGTGGACATCCACAAAGAGAAGGTGGCCAGGCGTGAGATTGGCATCCTCACTACCAATAAGAATACCTCACGCACACACAAGATCATCGCTCCAGCCAATCCCGAGAGGCCTGTGCGCTACATCCGCAAGCCAATCGACTACAGCCTGCTGGACGACGTAGGACACGGCGTGAAG TGGTTGTTAAGGTTCAAG GTTAATGCCCAGAACATGAAGGCGGGCACGACCCCACGCACAGGTGCCCCTACCCAGAAACCACCCAGTCCTCCAGGCCCGGGGAAGGGCACCAtcgg GCGCCACTCCCCCTACAGGACGCTTGAACCCGTGCGTCCCCCCGTCATTCCTAACGACTATGTGCCGAGCCCGACCCGCAACACAGCTCCGCCCCTCCAGAGCCCGGCACGCACCGCCTCCGTTAATCAGAGGACCCGCacgtacag CAGTGGCAGTAGCGGAGGAAGTCACCCAAGCAgtcgcagcagcagcagagagaACAGCGGCAGTGGCAGCGTGGGCGTGCCTATTGCCGTGCCGACGCCGGCCCCTCCCACTGCTTTCCCAG GAAATGGGCCTCAGTTCTACAGCATGAACCGACCAATGGCACGGCAAACCACACCCTCAGTAGGCGGGTCTCTGCCGTATCGCCGGCCGTCTTCAGTCACCAATCAGCCGAGCAACGTACCTCAGAATACTCACGCAAACATGAGCCAGACCCAGCTTAACGGAGGACCACACTACAACCAGAACCAAG CCCCCATGGCTCCGCCTCCTCCCTCTATATTACAGATCACGCCCCAGCTGCCTCTGATGGGCTTTGTGGCTCGGGTTCAGGAGACCA TCTCAGACGCACCTCCTCCTCCGCCCCCTGCGGAAGAGCCTGCGTTTGTGGACTCGGCTCCGCCCCCGCCTCCACCAGAAGACTACGAGGATGAGGAGGGAGATGAGGACGAAGAGTCGGCAGTGGTGGAGTACAGCGACCCGTATGCCGAGGAGGATCCGCCATGGGCTCCTCGCAGCTACCTGGAGAAAG TGGTGGCGATCTATGACTACACGCGCGATAAAGAGGACGAGCTGTCCTTCCAGGAAGGCGCGATCATCTACGTCATCAAGAAGAACGACGACGGCTGGTTCGAGGGCGTCATGAGCGGCACCACGGGGCTCTTCCCCGGAAACTACGTCGAGTCCATCATGCACTACGCTGACTGA
- the abi2b gene encoding abl interactor 2b isoform X9, with protein sequence MIDGLRRPIRWRPSVGLVNGFLSPDKQRALEETKSYTTQSLASVAYLINTLANNVLQMLDIQASQLRRMESSINHISQTVDIHKEKVARREIGILTTNKNTSRTHKIIAPANPERPVRYIRKPIDYSLLDDVGHGVKVNAQNMKAGTTPRTGAPTQKPPSPPGPGKGTIGRHSPYRTLEPVRPPVIPNDYVPSPTRNTAPPLQSPARTASVNQRTRTYSSGSSGGSHPSSRSSSRENSGSGSVGVPIAVPTPAPPTAFPGTASTPPNPPKPPPSVSIPAPPAPPPPPTPEPTPPPAPPAPPEIPPPPQLPPTTGTATAQGNGPQFYSMNRPMARQTTPSVGGSLPYRRPSSVTNQPSNVPQNTHANMSQTQLNGGPHYNQNQAPMAPPPPSILQITPQLPLMGFVARVQETISDAPPPPPPAEEPAFVDSAPPPPPPEDYEDEEGDEDEESAVVEYSDPYAEEDPPWAPRSYLEKVVAIYDYTRDKEDELSFQEGAIIYVIKKNDDGWFEGVMSGTTGLFPGNYVESIMHYAD encoded by the exons ATGATCGATGGCTTAAGGCGTCCAATAAGGTGGCGCCCTAGCGTGGGTTTGGTTAACGGCTTTCTG TCTCCCGATAAGCAAAGAGCGTTAGAGGAGACTAAAAGCTACACTACTCAGTCCCTGGCCAGCGTCGCCTACCTGATCAACACACTCGCCAACAATGTGCTGCAGATGCTCGACATCCAGGCGTCTCAGCTACGCCGCATGGAGTCCTCCATCAACCACAtctcacag ACAGTGGACATCCACAAAGAGAAGGTGGCCAGGCGTGAGATTGGCATCCTCACTACCAATAAGAATACCTCACGCACACACAAGATCATCGCTCCAGCCAATCCCGAGAGGCCTGTGCGCTACATCCGCAAGCCAATCGACTACAGCCTGCTGGACGACGTAGGACACGGCGTGAAG GTTAATGCCCAGAACATGAAGGCGGGCACGACCCCACGCACAGGTGCCCCTACCCAGAAACCACCCAGTCCTCCAGGCCCGGGGAAGGGCACCAtcgg GCGCCACTCCCCCTACAGGACGCTTGAACCCGTGCGTCCCCCCGTCATTCCTAACGACTATGTGCCGAGCCCGACCCGCAACACAGCTCCGCCCCTCCAGAGCCCGGCACGCACCGCCTCCGTTAATCAGAGGACCCGCacgtacag CAGTGGCAGTAGCGGAGGAAGTCACCCAAGCAgtcgcagcagcagcagagagaACAGCGGCAGTGGCAGCGTGGGCGTGCCTATTGCCGTGCCGACGCCGGCCCCTCCCACTGCTTTCCCAG GTACTGCCTCCACACCCCCGAACCCCCCCAAGCCCCCTCCCAGTGTGTCTATCCCGGCTCCCCCAGcacctccccctcctcctaccCCTGAACCCACACCTCCTCCTGCTCCCCCTGCTCCCCCTGAGATCCCTCCTCCCCCACAACTGCCCCCCACCACCGGCACCGCGACCGCGCAAG GAAATGGGCCTCAGTTCTACAGCATGAACCGACCAATGGCACGGCAAACCACACCCTCAGTAGGCGGGTCTCTGCCGTATCGCCGGCCGTCTTCAGTCACCAATCAGCCGAGCAACGTACCTCAGAATACTCACGCAAACATGAGCCAGACCCAGCTTAACGGAGGACCACACTACAACCAGAACCAAG CCCCCATGGCTCCGCCTCCTCCCTCTATATTACAGATCACGCCCCAGCTGCCTCTGATGGGCTTTGTGGCTCGGGTTCAGGAGACCA TCTCAGACGCACCTCCTCCTCCGCCCCCTGCGGAAGAGCCTGCGTTTGTGGACTCGGCTCCGCCCCCGCCTCCACCAGAAGACTACGAGGATGAGGAGGGAGATGAGGACGAAGAGTCGGCAGTGGTGGAGTACAGCGACCCGTATGCCGAGGAGGATCCGCCATGGGCTCCTCGCAGCTACCTGGAGAAAG TGGTGGCGATCTATGACTACACGCGCGATAAAGAGGACGAGCTGTCCTTCCAGGAAGGCGCGATCATCTACGTCATCAAGAAGAACGACGACGGCTGGTTCGAGGGCGTCATGAGCGGCACCACGGGGCTCTTCCCCGGAAACTACGTCGAGTCCATCATGCACTACGCTGACTGA